From the genome of Alosa alosa isolate M-15738 ecotype Scorff River chromosome 20, AALO_Geno_1.1, whole genome shotgun sequence, one region includes:
- the LOC125285626 gene encoding uncharacterized protein LOC125285626 produces the protein MCNGLLRIWTTMKMQLFLSCSIWFFHYQLVLAGTVNLKTWTPDLALPAFLWPQPKDLRPSLPFGPSTTKPDGCERQESIDNFGFCVHTRSAPFQKSPGVQSDSTNNITLHNSMIFSEELSLMVNTTTEYDHQVILVLEPDKVVMEAAEFIFNKRPIESTLLSYHKGSLQTIRGPRVRPTERSHVMMVGHGVRGRDGTVQLGGHGPEEIAKLVANMDLQDGRIRLISLVGCYLGKEQQFAKHLLQALRVFGVETELLLYTSAVSVSPTGEQLTEEEGLWRHQDSSKRVFAKLDLRGNLLTRREGAGSRGQVVPNHQGPSLFMGYLDWPTAPQMFVPAELRKKYPYIDCLEGLTWSVFYEEHGKRRAPDYNPGNLEAVWLNSALALDTSTVTIKHITTILDLVCEIRFNAMEDENEDVHYVLNNYIYRFHRRTLRTALVGVFTNAKGMSRAQKFITAFEVQKESYTLQELRKGLVASEFVTFCRQTFQLRHCEHNCDLWGRYFMTAVFSASVRNFRTFSLFLVTTIACEVSRSQSSQDSICSAFVSDDYPMATREPRPALELRRRGFYGGTIADVDSSSNKEKLKWLDEVVAKENSLYKRSTALMSAVDHDQNTELDIFARVKVMNSYMFSSFMEFFRGTEEGRRLKRGCISPPNYDKTEES, from the exons ATGTGCAACGGGCTTCTGCGTATTTGGACCACCATGAAGAtgcagctctttctctcttgttccaTCTGGTTTTTCCACTACCAGCTGGTTTTAGCAG GCACAGTGAACCTGAAGACCTGGACTCCAGACCTGGCATTGCCTGCATTTCTGTG GCCTCAACCCAAAGACCTCAGGCCAAGTCTTCCATTTGGACCTAGTACAACCAAACCTGATGGCTGTGAGAGACAGGAATCAATTGACAACTTTGGCTTCTGTGTTCACACAAGGTCTGCGCCATTTCAGAAATCTCCAGGTGTTCAAAGTGATTCTACCAACAATATTACACTCCACAACTCCATGATCTTCTCCGAGGAATTATCCCTGATGGTAAATACGACAACCGAATACGACCATCAGGTCATTTTGGTCCTGGAACCGGACAAGGTAGTAATGGAGGCTGCCGAATTCATCTTCAACAAACGCCCTATAGAGTCAACTCTACTGAGCTACCACAAGGGGTCACTGCAAACCATCAGGGGCCCTCGGGTAAGACCAACTGAAAGAAGCCATGTGATGATGGTGGGTCACGGGGTCCGGGGTCGTGATGGTACAGTCCAACTGGGTGGCCATGGTCCTGAAGAGATTGCGAAGCTGGTTGCCAACATGGACCTGCAGGATGGACGTATCCGCCTGATCAGTCTCGTGGGTTGCTACTTAGGGAAGGAGCAGCAGTTTGCCAAACATCTCCTGCAGGCGCTGAGGGTCTTCGGCGTGGAGACAGAGTTGCTCCTCTATACGTCTGCGGTGTCTGTGTCTCCGACAGGCGAGCAGTTAACAGAGGAGGAAGGCCTGTGGAGACACCAAGACAGCAGCAAGAGGGTCTTCGCTAAATTGGATCTCCGTGGAAACCTGTTGACCAGGCGGGAAGGAGCAGGCTCCAGGGGACAGGTGGTTCCTAACCACCAAGGACCTTCGCTGTTCATGGGCTACCTGGATTGGCCGACGGCGCCTCAGATGTTTGTCCCCGCCGAGTTGCGCAAGAAGTACCCCTACATCGACTGTCTTGAGGGACTCACCTGGAGCGTGTTCTACGAGGAGCATGGGAAGAGGCGAGCTCCCGACTACAACCCTGGGAACCTGGAGGCAGTGTGGCTGAATAGCGCGCTAGCACTGGATACTTCCACGGTGACCATCAAGCACATCACCACCATATTGGACCTTGTCTGTGAAATCCGGTTCAATGCCATGGAGGATGAGAACGAGGATGTTCATTACGTGCTGAATAACTACATCTACAGGTTTCACAGGCGGACTCTGCGCACTGCGCTGGTGGGAGTATTCACCAACGCTAAGGGAATGAGTAGGGCCCAGAAATTTATCACTGCTTTTGAAGTTCAAAAGGAGAGCTACACCTTGCAGGAGCTGAGAAAGGGTCTCGTGGCGTCTGAATTTGTCACGTTCTGCCGCCAGACCTTTCAGCTCCGCCACTGCGAGCACAACTGCGACCTGTGGGGTCGCTATTTCATGACGGCGGTCTTCTCCGCCTCGGTGCGCAACTTTCgcactttctccctcttcctcgtGACCACCATCGCATGTGAGGTCAGCCGCTCGCAGAGTTCACAGGATTCCATCTGCTCCGCGTTCGTCAGCGACGACTACCCGATGGCGACCAGGGAGCCCAGGCCTGCGCTTGAGCTGCGTCGACGAGGCTTCTACGGAGGCACCATTGCCGACGttgacagcagcagcaacaaggAGAAGCTGAAATGGCTTGATGAGGTGGTGGCCAAGGAGAACAGCCTGTACAAACGATCCACCGCACTGATGTCTGCTGTCGACCATGACCAGAACACGGAGCTCGACATATTCGCCAGAGTCAAAGTCATGAATAGCTACATGTTTTCCTCATTCATGGAGTTTTTCCGCGGcacagaggagggaaggaggctGAAGAGGGGATGCATCAGTCCTCCTAACTATGATAAAACAGAAGAGTCCTAG